A stretch of the Ensifer sp. PDNC004 genome encodes the following:
- a CDS encoding UbiH/UbiF family hydroxylase, whose translation MDHFDIAIIGAGLAGSLAAIALADAGYRVALIGPEPAVADGRTTALMDQSIEYLKTLNLWEKVEPLTAPLSTMRILDGTNRLLRAPPVNFRASEVGLDAFGYNIPNAPFIDILRHRAEESPTLTRITTSAIGFELSDTVATIELANGSQCSAHLLVGADGRRSPVREAAKISVSTWSYPQTAVVLNFAHELPHQNISTEFHTESGPFTQVPLPGNRSSLVWVRKPEDAAQTLTLDLAALSRAVEDRMQSILGKATVEGAPQSFPLSGMTAQRFGKGRVVLLGEAAHAFPPIGAQGLNLSLRDVMTLVNIIGASGGEPLAGDIGDRFDSRRRPDIISRTASVDLLNRSLLSGFLPVQALRALGLHVLSAVGPLRSLLMREGVHPGSALNAFKEGLREKIGRKSA comes from the coding sequence ATGGACCACTTCGACATTGCCATTATCGGTGCGGGCCTTGCCGGATCCCTCGCGGCCATCGCGCTTGCGGATGCTGGCTACCGCGTGGCCTTGATCGGACCGGAGCCGGCGGTTGCCGACGGACGCACTACGGCGCTGATGGACCAATCGATCGAATATCTGAAGACGCTCAATCTTTGGGAAAAGGTCGAGCCGCTGACCGCGCCGCTTTCGACCATGCGCATCCTCGACGGCACCAACCGGTTGTTGCGCGCGCCACCAGTCAATTTCCGCGCTTCCGAAGTCGGGCTCGACGCCTTCGGCTACAATATTCCGAATGCCCCTTTCATCGATATTCTCCGCCACCGCGCCGAAGAGAGCCCGACGCTGACGCGTATCACCACGTCGGCGATCGGCTTTGAACTTTCGGACACGGTCGCAACGATAGAGCTTGCAAACGGCAGCCAATGCAGCGCGCATCTGCTCGTCGGCGCCGATGGCCGTCGGTCGCCGGTGCGCGAAGCGGCGAAGATCTCCGTCAGCACCTGGTCCTATCCGCAGACAGCGGTCGTCTTGAACTTTGCGCACGAGCTCCCGCACCAGAACATCTCGACCGAGTTCCACACCGAAAGCGGCCCCTTCACGCAAGTGCCCCTGCCGGGCAACCGCTCCAGTCTTGTCTGGGTGCGCAAGCCCGAAGATGCCGCGCAAACGCTGACGCTCGATCTTGCGGCGCTCTCTCGCGCCGTCGAAGACCGGATGCAATCGATCCTCGGCAAGGCAACGGTCGAAGGCGCGCCGCAATCCTTCCCGCTTTCGGGCATGACCGCCCAGCGCTTTGGCAAGGGCCGCGTCGTGCTTCTTGGCGAAGCGGCGCACGCCTTCCCGCCGATCGGCGCACAAGGGCTCAATCTCAGCCTTCGCGATGTGATGACGCTCGTCAATATCATCGGCGCATCCGGCGGCGAGCCGCTTGCCGGCGATATCGGTGATCGCTTCGACAGCCGCCGCCGGCCGGATATCATCAGCCGTACGGCGAGCGTGGATCTCCTCAACCGCTCGCTACTTTCCGGATTCCTGCCGGTGCAGGCGCTTCGCGCGCTGGGGCTGCATGTGCTTTCCGCCGTCGGGCCGCTGCGCAGCCTCTTGATGCGCGAAGGCGTCCACCCCGGCAGCGCGCTCAATGCCTTCAAGGAAGGCTTACGGGAAAAGATCGGGCGGAAGAGCGCCTGA
- a CDS encoding AEC family transporter, translating to MTEIAGLVLPFFGLIFLGYLTARFVHHPGEAMGWLNTFIIYLALPALFFKLVSRTPIEQLARADFILTTVGATYIVFSLIFLIGVYVRRNSIAEATIQGFGAAYGNIGYMGPGLALLALGDAAAVPVALIFSFENAAHFAVAPAMMAISGGRQEKPLVLAASVARKIILHPFILATLAGVVAAFFAVQPPVPVQRLIDYLAQCAAPCALFAMGVTLALRPIKRIPVEIGYIVPAKLLLHPLVMFTAMSLTGNYDPIWVQTAVLLAALPTATNVFVIGHQYGVWQERASATILITTTLSVATVTGLLYLIRSGALPPDLFP from the coding sequence ATGACGGAAATCGCGGGCCTGGTGCTGCCGTTCTTCGGCCTGATCTTCCTCGGTTATCTGACGGCGCGCTTCGTCCACCATCCGGGCGAGGCGATGGGTTGGCTGAACACCTTCATCATCTACCTCGCTCTGCCGGCGCTGTTCTTCAAGCTCGTCTCGCGCACGCCGATCGAACAGCTGGCGCGCGCCGACTTCATCCTCACCACCGTCGGGGCGACCTACATCGTCTTCTCGCTGATTTTTCTCATCGGCGTCTATGTCAGGCGCAACTCCATAGCCGAGGCGACGATCCAGGGTTTCGGCGCTGCCTATGGCAATATCGGCTATATGGGGCCCGGCCTTGCGCTTCTCGCCTTGGGCGATGCGGCTGCCGTGCCGGTAGCGCTGATCTTCAGCTTCGAGAATGCCGCGCATTTCGCGGTCGCACCGGCGATGATGGCGATATCAGGCGGCCGCCAGGAAAAGCCGCTGGTGCTTGCAGCCAGCGTTGCACGCAAGATCATCCTGCACCCGTTCATTCTCGCCACACTTGCCGGCGTGGTCGCCGCCTTCTTCGCGGTACAGCCGCCGGTGCCGGTGCAAAGATTGATCGACTATCTTGCGCAGTGTGCGGCACCTTGCGCGCTCTTTGCCATGGGTGTGACGCTGGCGCTGCGCCCGATTAAGCGCATTCCCGTAGAGATCGGCTACATCGTCCCGGCCAAGCTGCTCTTGCACCCGCTGGTCATGTTCACGGCGATGAGCCTGACGGGGAACTATGATCCGATCTGGGTGCAGACGGCCGTATTGCTCGCAGCCCTTCCGACGGCGACGAACGTCTTCGTCATCGGCCATCAATATGGCGTGTGGCAGGAGCGGGCCTCGGCGACGATCCTCATCACCACGACGCTTTCGGTCGCGACCGTCACCGGTCTGCTTTACCTAATCCGCTCAGGCGCTCTTCCGCCCGATCTTTTCCCGTAA
- a CDS encoding cytochrome c biogenesis CcdA family protein, with the protein MSIADISIWTAVLAGALSFLSPCVLPLVPPYLCYMAGVSVDQFRSGDAATIGSTRRAVLPAALLFTLGFATVFVALGAGASSIGMVLRQHMDLLSRIGGVIIIIMGLHFLGVFKIGLLAREARFQGGGKPATLSGAYIMGLAFAFGWTPCIGPVLGTILGVAAARDTVSDGAMLLAIYSLGLAVPFWIAAAFSGSFMRFLFRFRRHLGLVEKLMGGLLVLAGLAFLFGFISSVAIWFQTTFPILMKIG; encoded by the coding sequence TTGTCGATCGCCGATATTTCCATCTGGACCGCCGTCCTTGCCGGCGCCCTTTCGTTCCTTTCTCCCTGCGTTCTGCCGCTCGTACCGCCCTATCTCTGCTATATGGCCGGCGTTTCGGTCGATCAGTTCCGCAGCGGCGACGCGGCGACCATCGGCAGCACGAGACGTGCTGTCTTGCCGGCGGCACTGTTGTTCACGCTCGGCTTTGCCACCGTCTTCGTGGCGCTCGGGGCGGGGGCCTCGTCGATCGGCATGGTGCTTCGACAGCACATGGACCTGCTGTCGCGCATCGGCGGTGTGATCATCATCATCATGGGCCTGCATTTCCTTGGCGTGTTCAAGATCGGGCTGCTCGCGCGCGAAGCCCGTTTCCAGGGCGGCGGCAAGCCGGCGACGCTCTCGGGCGCCTACATCATGGGTCTGGCCTTCGCCTTCGGCTGGACGCCCTGCATCGGCCCGGTCCTCGGCACGATCCTTGGCGTCGCTGCCGCACGTGACACCGTTTCCGATGGCGCGATGCTGCTGGCGATCTATTCGCTGGGCCTTGCCGTGCCTTTCTGGATCGCTGCTGCGTTTTCCGGCTCCTTCATGCGCTTCCTCTTCCGCTTCCGCCGCCATCTCGGTCTGGTCGAGAAGCTCATGGGCGGCCTCCTTGTGCTGGCAGGCCTTGCTTTTCTCTTCGGCTTCATCAGTTCCGTCGCCATCTGGTTCCAGACGACCTTCCCGATCCTGATGAAAATCGGCTAG
- a CDS encoding YMGG-like glycine zipper-containing protein encodes MRKLVIAVLMIGTLASCTQTEKGTAIGAGTGAIIGGAVSDSWGGAAIGAVAGGVVGNLIGRSQERQGYCIYRDRYGRRYEARCR; translated from the coding sequence ATGAGAAAGCTTGTCATTGCGGTTTTGATGATTGGTACGCTTGCTTCCTGCACGCAGACCGAGAAAGGCACGGCGATCGGCGCCGGCACCGGTGCGATCATCGGCGGGGCGGTCAGCGACAGCTGGGGCGGCGCGGCAATCGGCGCGGTCGCCGGTGGCGTTGTTGGCAACCTGATCGGACGCTCCCAGGAGCGCCAGGGCTATTGCATCTATCGCGACCGCTATGGCCGCCGCTACGAGGCCCGCTGCCGGTAG
- a CDS encoding DUF2441 domain-containing protein: MFHWSPIRLRKGSIVEPGNFGRMIRRYRPDQFGDGWRLARELLFEQAREAYAPKAPSRLNACFMCPTYDDAMRYQAAYAPHFLQVLHEVEIVEHGASQHAGALILLDENQNMSFLDSYRRQARDYWEGRARGIANCLRRRRSGLFGCFDPFAFRPHH; encoded by the coding sequence ATGTTTCACTGGTCGCCAATCCGTTTGAGAAAAGGCAGCATCGTCGAGCCCGGCAATTTCGGGCGCATGATCAGGCGCTACCGGCCAGATCAGTTTGGCGACGGCTGGCGGTTGGCCCGCGAACTGCTCTTCGAGCAGGCCCGCGAGGCCTACGCTCCCAAAGCTCCCTCGCGGCTGAATGCCTGCTTCATGTGTCCGACCTATGATGACGCCATGCGATATCAGGCGGCCTACGCTCCTCACTTTCTACAAGTGCTTCACGAGGTGGAGATTGTTGAACACGGTGCGTCGCAACATGCCGGTGCGCTGATCCTGCTGGATGAGAACCAGAACATGTCCTTCCTGGATTCCTATCGCCGTCAGGCGCGCGACTATTGGGAGGGCCGGGCGAGGGGGATCGCGAACTGCTTACGGCGTCGTCGATCCGGGTTGTTCGGGTGTTTTGACCCATTCGCCTTCCGACCGCATCATTGA
- a CDS encoding GlxA family transcriptional regulator, producing the protein MSSDGRLQSVIEVSVVILPESSIMSLASVLDPMRAANRISGRDVFRWRLLSADGKPVVLTCGVPIAVEGMLHPPLAGDALLVIGGFNLDRHASKKFIGALQECSRHFDIVAGIESGCWLLGRSGLLNGRKATAHWEELEDFSQAFPELAVLGDRFVVDGKFWTSGGASPTFDMMLHWITQRLGSALALDVASIFVYDQTHNAADVQPYVSLGRIETRDPKLAEAIRLMERTLERPLTIAALTKRLSISQRKLESLFARGLSTSPGAYYLRLRLQFAHRLVRDSATPIREIALRCGFDSLSAFSRAYSREYGMSPLKMRLARRGAEA; encoded by the coding sequence ATGTCTTCCGATGGGCGCCTACAATCTGTGATCGAAGTTTCCGTCGTCATCTTGCCGGAGTCGTCGATCATGTCGCTTGCCTCCGTCTTGGACCCGATGCGCGCTGCAAACCGCATCTCGGGCCGCGATGTGTTTCGCTGGCGGCTGCTTTCGGCCGATGGCAAGCCGGTGGTCTTGACATGCGGTGTGCCGATCGCGGTCGAGGGGATGCTGCACCCGCCGCTTGCCGGCGACGCGCTGCTGGTGATCGGCGGCTTCAACCTTGATCGTCACGCCAGCAAGAAATTCATCGGCGCGCTGCAGGAGTGCTCACGGCACTTCGACATCGTCGCCGGCATCGAATCAGGCTGCTGGCTGCTCGGCCGCAGTGGTCTCCTCAATGGCCGCAAGGCGACGGCGCATTGGGAGGAACTGGAGGATTTCAGTCAGGCGTTTCCAGAGTTGGCCGTGCTTGGCGACCGTTTCGTCGTCGACGGCAAGTTCTGGACCTCGGGCGGCGCTTCGCCGACCTTCGACATGATGCTGCACTGGATCACGCAGCGGCTGGGGTCTGCCCTGGCGCTCGATGTCGCCAGCATCTTCGTCTACGACCAAACGCACAATGCAGCCGACGTGCAGCCCTATGTTTCTCTCGGGCGGATCGAGACGCGCGACCCGAAACTCGCCGAGGCGATCCGCCTGATGGAGCGCACGCTGGAGCGTCCCTTGACGATCGCGGCACTGACAAAGCGGCTGTCGATCTCGCAGCGCAAGCTGGAGTCGCTGTTTGCGCGAGGATTATCGACGAGCCCCGGCGCCTATTACCTTCGCCTGCGTCTTCAGTTCGCCCATCGACTGGTGCGAGACTCTGCTACCCCGATCCGAGAGATCGCGCTTCGATGCGGTTTCGACAGCCTGTCGGCCTTTTCGCGCGCCTATAGCCGCGAGTATGGAATGAGTCCACTGAAGATGCGACTGGCCCGCAGAGGAGCGGAGGCATAG
- a CDS encoding FkbM family methyltransferase, translated as MTKGKLFNRVLRSAASMLTRQGFHVSEERYSAAYLKRYGFDISTFIDVGVYQGSPVFYELFKDKKFVLIDPQPDTMEKAADSVKGLNFDYIQSGAGSAKGVATLSLEGPSSSLMKRRDWKRQPEKTVEIQISPLDELLENKGYKGPFGLKVDTEGFDLDVLKGAEKTLRETQFVFTEASLRRRFEGSYRFSELVAYMAEQGFEVADVIPHRSHNRLVDVLFVRSDSSYLEPNAVPVRIVGSSVKAHKQN; from the coding sequence ATGACCAAGGGAAAGCTGTTCAATCGGGTGCTTCGCTCAGCCGCCTCGATGCTGACGCGACAAGGTTTCCATGTTTCCGAGGAACGTTACTCTGCTGCGTACCTGAAGCGCTACGGCTTTGATATCAGTACGTTCATCGATGTCGGCGTCTATCAAGGCAGCCCGGTATTCTACGAACTGTTCAAGGACAAGAAGTTCGTCCTGATCGATCCCCAGCCGGATACGATGGAGAAGGCCGCAGACAGCGTAAAGGGCCTGAACTTCGATTACATTCAATCGGGCGCAGGCTCTGCCAAGGGCGTAGCAACGCTTTCCCTGGAAGGTCCCTCCTCGAGCCTGATGAAACGCAGGGACTGGAAGCGGCAGCCGGAAAAGACGGTCGAGATACAGATTTCGCCGTTGGACGAACTTCTGGAAAACAAGGGCTACAAAGGTCCATTCGGATTGAAAGTGGACACCGAAGGCTTTGACCTTGATGTTCTCAAGGGAGCAGAAAAAACGCTTCGGGAAACGCAATTCGTCTTCACAGAGGCGAGCCTTCGTCGCCGGTTTGAAGGTAGCTATCGGTTTTCAGAACTTGTCGCGTACATGGCAGAGCAAGGCTTCGAAGTCGCCGATGTCATCCCCCATCGTTCGCACAATCGCCTCGTCGACGTCCTCTTCGTGCGCTCGGACAGCTCATATCTGGAGCCCAATGCCGTTCCCGTGCGCATCGTCGGCTCGTCCGTCAAAGCGCACAAGCAGAATTAG
- a CDS encoding glycosyltransferase family 2 protein translates to MRVTLAICCYNAEETIERTLLSARQLDWDDLEILVCDDVSTDRSAAIVQSVSQQDPRVRLVRHDTNKGNAGARNTLAREATGEILAFLDSDDENAPERLRVQVAKLLAAEERHTAPISVYCRRRVISNGKTRSLSAMGSAQPVGGDAVALHLLCDDPLPGDGRVGTCTMLTRVSTLRKFAFDENFRRAVDREWAIRFALEGGLIVGCEESLVTQHLSLTDAKRARQNDARRQVVQKFRSYLQGKRSYLYALTIHRPGRMYTKGHRLLFKPAIALLSCFRKRA, encoded by the coding sequence ATGCGCGTAACACTTGCGATATGTTGCTACAACGCCGAAGAGACGATCGAGCGGACGCTCTTGTCTGCCAGACAACTCGACTGGGATGATCTGGAGATCCTGGTCTGCGACGATGTCTCTACCGATCGGTCCGCCGCCATCGTTCAATCCGTCAGCCAGCAGGATCCGCGGGTAAGGCTGGTTCGTCATGATACCAACAAGGGGAACGCTGGCGCGCGCAACACGCTCGCGCGCGAAGCAACCGGCGAAATCCTGGCGTTCCTCGATTCGGACGACGAAAACGCTCCGGAACGGCTAAGGGTTCAGGTCGCAAAGCTGCTGGCGGCGGAGGAACGGCATACGGCGCCAATTTCGGTCTATTGCAGGAGACGCGTGATCTCCAACGGCAAGACGAGGAGCCTCAGCGCCATGGGCAGCGCGCAGCCGGTGGGCGGCGATGCGGTCGCGCTTCATCTCCTCTGCGACGATCCCCTCCCCGGCGACGGAAGGGTCGGCACCTGCACCATGCTCACCCGCGTTTCGACCTTGCGCAAGTTCGCCTTCGACGAGAATTTCCGCAGGGCCGTCGATCGCGAATGGGCCATTCGCTTTGCCTTGGAAGGCGGGCTGATCGTTGGCTGCGAAGAAAGCCTAGTCACGCAACACCTCAGCCTTACGGACGCAAAGCGGGCTCGACAGAACGATGCACGGCGTCAGGTCGTGCAGAAATTCCGGTCCTACTTGCAAGGGAAGCGCTCGTATCTCTATGCGCTGACGATCCATCGGCCCGGCCGCATGTACACCAAGGGCCATAGGCTCTTGTTCAAGCCCGCTATCGCTCTTCTTTCCTGCTTCCGGAAACGAGCTTAG
- a CDS encoding site-specific integrase: MSVYKSKASPFYHYDFWFNCHRFHGTTKARNKRDAEAIERQLKEQARRDADQFRRTGKAPMTIDTAVGRYWTEKAQFRADKEEFFGVLERIVLYFGKGKRLDEIDDEAITGLVAHKRKLFRWGKSKLKHAQVKTVSNATINRKTLEPLKAIFRRAKLVWGCSLPHEPHWREHLLKEPNERLRELHQDEQLALDWAMRDDYYRWFLFLHLSGRRLNETLIRWSDVNLQSGEIMTKGKGDFPVWTPIFPSIRKILESCRGHHPEFVFTFIARRTGHGKVAGRRYPITYHGALTEWRRARERSGVKNFRLHDCRHDRASKLLRETRNLKLVQRVLNHHNISTTAKYTNVMDEEVCIALEHSAKSRNQSRKKLGDGAQPTDFA; the protein is encoded by the coding sequence ATGTCTGTCTATAAATCTAAAGCAAGCCCTTTCTACCACTACGACTTCTGGTTCAACTGCCATCGCTTTCACGGAACTACCAAGGCCCGAAACAAAAGGGACGCGGAAGCCATAGAGCGCCAGCTGAAAGAGCAGGCGAGGCGGGATGCCGACCAGTTCCGCAGGACCGGGAAAGCGCCTATGACCATCGACACTGCCGTCGGCAGATACTGGACGGAGAAAGCGCAGTTTCGTGCCGACAAGGAAGAGTTCTTCGGAGTTCTCGAACGTATCGTCCTATATTTTGGCAAGGGCAAACGCCTCGACGAAATCGACGACGAAGCTATCACCGGGCTGGTTGCGCACAAACGCAAGCTGTTTCGGTGGGGAAAATCCAAGCTCAAGCATGCGCAGGTGAAGACGGTATCGAACGCCACAATCAATCGGAAGACCCTGGAACCCCTCAAGGCCATATTCCGACGTGCCAAGTTGGTGTGGGGGTGTTCTTTGCCGCATGAGCCTCATTGGCGAGAGCATCTGCTGAAGGAGCCGAATGAACGGCTTCGCGAACTTCATCAAGACGAACAGCTGGCGCTCGATTGGGCCATGAGAGACGACTACTATCGTTGGTTCCTGTTTCTCCACCTGAGCGGTCGTCGGTTAAACGAAACACTAATCCGCTGGTCGGACGTCAACTTGCAGAGTGGCGAGATCATGACAAAGGGCAAAGGAGATTTTCCTGTTTGGACTCCAATCTTTCCCAGCATACGTAAGATTCTCGAATCTTGTCGGGGCCATCATCCGGAATTCGTGTTCACTTTTATTGCGCGACGGACAGGTCACGGGAAAGTGGCCGGAAGACGATACCCGATTACGTATCACGGAGCGCTCACGGAATGGCGCCGCGCTCGGGAGCGTTCTGGCGTAAAGAATTTTCGCCTTCACGATTGTCGTCACGACAGGGCGTCGAAGTTGCTGCGGGAAACCCGTAATCTGAAGCTCGTACAGCGCGTGCTGAATCACCATAATATATCCACTACCGCGAAGTACACGAATGTGATGGACGAAGAGGTGTGTATCGCGCTCGAACACAGCGCCAAGTCCCGAAATCAGTCCCGAAAAAAACTTGGAGACGGCGCTCAACCAACGGATTTTGCATGA
- a CDS encoding helix-turn-helix domain-containing protein, protein MLVYLTDECLMTTAQVAARLSISTKTLLLHVRDGEIGCVNIGTGLRKHRRFALSQIAEFISNRQTREIPPCLSINLKQALSTTTTSGSTAIAFTELPRPETKGTRKP, encoded by the coding sequence ATGCTGGTCTATTTAACCGACGAATGCCTCATGACCACCGCCCAAGTGGCGGCGCGCCTTTCGATTTCAACGAAGACGCTGTTACTCCACGTCCGCGACGGCGAGATAGGCTGCGTAAACATCGGGACTGGACTTCGCAAGCACCGCCGCTTCGCGCTCTCGCAAATCGCGGAGTTCATCTCCAATCGTCAGACAAGGGAGATTCCGCCATGTCTGTCTATAAATCTAAAGCAAGCCCTTTCTACCACTACGACTTCTGGTTCAACTGCCATCGCTTTCACGGAACTACCAAGGCCCGAAACAAAAGGGACGCGGAAGCCATAG
- a CDS encoding helix-turn-helix domain-containing protein, giving the protein MATASPEILRAARTMLGMQQKQMSKLAGISTPTLHKIESGNKRIAIEYVERLQAALEKAGVEFLGEGEVSGEGLRWRTKPHRAIT; this is encoded by the coding sequence ATGGCAACAGCCTCGCCAGAGATTTTAAGGGCCGCCAGAACGATGCTCGGGATGCAGCAAAAGCAGATGTCAAAGTTGGCGGGAATTTCTACGCCCACCCTCCACAAGATTGAAAGTGGGAACAAGCGCATCGCGATAGAGTACGTGGAGCGCCTTCAGGCCGCTCTTGAAAAGGCAGGTGTCGAATTTCTCGGGGAAGGCGAAGTTAGCGGGGAGGGGCTTCGCTGGCGCACCAAGCCTCATCGCGCGATTACCTAG
- a CDS encoding helix-turn-helix domain-containing protein, protein MSTMAFILNNVDIFFCRAFFAFMAIIPSAEMLRAARALLGWNQRQLAAAAAVSRPTVHKLETRGATRGENARESGDNATLESVEAIVQAYEAQGIEFIEATSSTGSGVRWRTPAGRIGDDPAEEAVQRKL, encoded by the coding sequence ATGTCAACTATGGCATTCATTTTGAATAATGTTGACATTTTTTTCTGCCGTGCGTTTTTCGCCTTTATGGCCATTATCCCGTCTGCAGAAATGTTGCGCGCTGCCAGGGCTTTGCTCGGTTGGAACCAGCGCCAGCTGGCTGCTGCAGCAGCAGTGTCTCGGCCCACCGTGCATAAGCTAGAAACTCGTGGAGCAACGCGTGGTGAGAATGCGCGGGAGAGCGGGGACAATGCCACTCTCGAATCGGTCGAGGCAATTGTGCAGGCCTACGAAGCTCAAGGAATAGAGTTCATCGAGGCGACGTCATCGACGGGGTCCGGGGTTCGTTGGCGAACGCCAGCCGGTAGGATCGGAGACGACCCTGCTGAGGAGGCAGTTCAAAGGAAGCTGTAG
- a CDS encoding AAA family ATPase → MKSDLEQELVDGAIKHLMDATSNLRAVISRTPGSLCRRSAQTALAASPRKFLAFCAFIRLMRRQREFFAEATSVLVITVPRDWPIDDFDYVADICLKSGDRGPSKLKTFCHPPRTKRGAWDFSPSAYLDAQKVIVFLPRGAELHPEFEISADAVVDLEILDDRHLDSLARQLDTGVLSEEDKEQLRQHDPAFIDSIFRRGRSTAAALTRLQRILTKPTKGQRLVPLTSFGEAGQWGIKFKSDLRLWRAGQLDWSDLDKGVLLYGPPGTGKTSFAASLASECSAHLVPTSLSKWQSHGHLGDLLKAMRQDFAEARDRAPSILLIDEVDSVGDRRSFSGDNAHYCIEVVNALLEALDGVASREGVVVVASTNFPEALDPALLRSGRLETHVEMKRPNTLERAQILQFYLPTLGATKEFYEVARQLSGQTGADLERLVRKAKQRARAESRKPMIADIWAVVPKQPPLSDEDLWRICVHEAAHAVMTGLSDVGSVTCVEVFYDMHDCVEAHDALGRTTSDCPVPALRTEEWFRWDIAISLAGMAGEELVFSNRSTTAGGSRGSDLTGATEAAALMVARFGLGRRFSVFPDDVDQPVYKVFETSPKLRADVDFILATEYARAKRLLEANLKVTIDLARALKEERRLEGERLKTLLVGLSPTEGPTKLVGLAG, encoded by the coding sequence GTGAAATCCGATCTGGAGCAGGAATTGGTCGACGGAGCGATCAAGCATCTTATGGATGCGACGTCTAACCTCCGGGCAGTAATTTCCCGGACCCCGGGTAGCCTTTGTCGTCGGTCGGCCCAAACCGCATTGGCGGCGAGTCCACGGAAATTCCTAGCGTTCTGCGCCTTTATAAGGCTCATGCGGCGGCAAAGGGAGTTTTTCGCTGAAGCGACATCAGTCCTGGTGATCACGGTGCCGCGTGATTGGCCAATCGACGACTTCGACTATGTTGCCGATATTTGCTTGAAATCGGGCGACCGGGGCCCCTCGAAACTGAAGACCTTCTGTCACCCACCTCGGACCAAAAGGGGAGCGTGGGACTTCAGCCCAAGCGCCTATCTCGATGCTCAGAAAGTCATTGTATTCCTTCCGCGAGGCGCGGAATTGCATCCGGAATTCGAGATTAGCGCCGATGCCGTCGTCGATCTCGAAATCCTTGATGATCGACATCTCGACAGCCTCGCCCGGCAGTTGGATACGGGTGTGCTTTCGGAGGAGGACAAGGAACAGCTCAGACAACACGACCCCGCATTCATCGATTCCATTTTTCGTAGAGGTCGGTCGACTGCCGCTGCGCTAACCAGACTTCAACGTATTTTAACGAAACCGACAAAGGGCCAAAGATTGGTCCCGCTCACTTCATTCGGTGAAGCCGGACAATGGGGCATCAAGTTCAAAAGCGATCTCCGGCTGTGGCGAGCCGGTCAGTTGGATTGGTCCGACCTTGATAAGGGAGTCCTTTTGTATGGCCCGCCGGGAACAGGGAAGACGTCGTTTGCGGCGTCACTCGCCTCGGAATGCAGTGCACATCTGGTGCCGACGTCGCTCTCCAAATGGCAGAGCCACGGCCATCTGGGTGACCTGCTTAAGGCAATGAGACAGGATTTTGCCGAAGCTCGCGACAGAGCCCCGTCAATTTTGCTGATCGACGAAGTTGATAGCGTCGGGGACCGCCGTTCCTTTTCCGGCGATAACGCGCACTATTGCATCGAAGTCGTAAATGCCCTTCTGGAAGCCTTGGACGGCGTGGCCAGTCGCGAAGGCGTGGTCGTCGTCGCATCGACGAATTTTCCTGAAGCCCTTGACCCAGCTCTCCTGAGGTCGGGACGGTTGGAAACACACGTCGAGATGAAACGCCCAAATACACTTGAGCGGGCGCAAATCCTCCAGTTTTACCTGCCCACGCTTGGTGCGACCAAGGAATTCTATGAGGTTGCCCGGCAACTAAGTGGGCAGACAGGAGCCGATCTTGAGCGCCTGGTTCGTAAAGCAAAACAACGGGCACGCGCTGAGAGCCGAAAGCCCATGATCGCGGACATTTGGGCCGTTGTGCCGAAGCAGCCACCGCTAAGCGATGAAGACCTATGGCGAATTTGCGTTCACGAGGCCGCTCACGCGGTGATGACCGGGCTGTCTGACGTAGGAAGCGTGACTTGCGTGGAAGTGTTCTATGACATGCATGACTGTGTGGAGGCACACGACGCGCTGGGTCGGACGACTTCAGATTGCCCTGTCCCCGCCCTGAGAACTGAGGAATGGTTCCGTTGGGACATCGCAATCAGCTTGGCCGGGATGGCTGGTGAGGAGCTTGTTTTCAGTAATCGTTCGACCACAGCTGGTGGCTCGCGGGGAAGTGATCTCACCGGTGCGACCGAAGCCGCTGCTCTTATGGTTGCGAGGTTTGGTCTAGGGAGGCGCTTTTCTGTCTTTCCCGACGATGTTGACCAGCCAGTCTACAAGGTTTTCGAAACATCACCCAAGCTCCGAGCGGATGTCGACTTCATTCTGGCTACGGAATATGCGCGAGCAAAAAGGCTACTGGAAGCGAACCTCAAGGTCACAATCGACCTCGCCCGCGCGCTAAAAGAAGAAAGGCGACTGGAAGGCGAACGTCTGAAGACCCTTTTGGTAGGCCTTTCACCAACCGAAGGTCCTACGAAACTTGTGGGCCTTGCAGGCTGA